One segment of candidate division TA06 bacterium DNA contains the following:
- the rpsO gene encoding 30S ribosomal protein S15 — protein sequence MALAKEKKEELVSQFRIHENDSGSPEVQIAILTERIKEITEHLKKFKKDLHSRAGLLRLVGRRRRLLNYLMKKDMKKYKAMVEKLGLRK from the coding sequence TTGGCTCTTGCAAAGGAAAAGAAGGAAGAGCTGGTTTCTCAGTTCAGGATACACGAGAACGACTCGGGTTCGCCTGAAGTACAGATAGCCATTCTGACCGAAAGAATCAAGGAGATAACCGAGCACCTGAAGAAGTTCAAGAAAGACCTTCATTCCAGGGCAGGTCTGCTCAGGCTTGTGGGAAGACGGAGAAGGCTTCTTAACTATCTGATGAAGAAAGACATGAAGAAATACAAGGCAATGGTGGAGAAGCTTGGCCTCAGAAAGTAG